In Capra hircus breed San Clemente chromosome 5, ASM170441v1, whole genome shotgun sequence, the DNA window GCTGGGCAGGGTGGTACACCTACCTGGATGCAGGTGCTGGGTGCACAGGCCTCGTCCCCAGGAATGTCCACAAAGGCCACTGCAGGGTCCCCTGCAGAGTCACCCTGGCGGGGGAGGGGCCGGTCACAGGCAGTGGGGGCacagaccaggctcctccaggtcACTGTGGTGCTCGCCACCCTCCGCCCTCGTGGGGACTAGCTCTGACTGCAGGAAGGTCGGGGGTCAACCCCACCCCCGGGTCGCCAGGACGGGGCCTGCCCCACCTGGCTGACAGAGGCCGCAGGGACAGGGGTGGCCTGGAGCAGTCGGCGGCAGGCGGGGGGCCAAGTCTTCCCCTGGTGGCACAGGCACACCTGGAAGCGGGCGGGGCTCGACGAGAAGAAGGCCACCCGGAGGTGGCCCGGAGCGGGCGAGGGCTGGACGGCCATCTTCCAggctgtgggggcaggggtgaggcCCAGCGCCCACCCACCGCTGACCATCTTGGCTATGGCCACACTGCAAGGGCCCCTGACCAGCCTCCCGCCTGCCCCCTGGAGGGCCCCGCCCCCTTGTTGGGGCCCCGCCCCTCAGAGGGCCCTCGTCCCCTTGAGGGCCCCGCCCCTTGGAGGCCCCCATTCCCTGGAGGACTCACCTGGGAACCTCGGCTGCTTGAAAGGGCACCTCACTTGGAAACCCAGGCTCGTGGAGAACTGCCGGGAGGCCGAGGGACAGGGTGTGGCTGTGTGCCCAGCGACAGGCAGGCCTCCTTCACGGCCCTCTGGGACTGGTCacaaacccccaccccccactgttGGCCCAGGAGGGGTTAGAGGGGCTGCTAGGTGGCTGGACCCTGGGGCTGGGCAAGGCAGAGGGAGACATTTGGCTGTGGGTCCCCTGCCCCAATGCCGTGGATCCCTTGTCTGGCTCCTCAGATCCCTCCGCCAGCCCCGGGAGGGCACgaggcaggctgtggtccaggcCACTCACCTTCAGGCAGAGCTGGGGCTGTGTGTCCACGAGCGGGTACTGCACCTGGGGGGAGCTCATGTCAGGGCTCTGGCCATCCATCTCCGCCCCCATCACTGCCTGGGGGACACTCACCCTGCCGCGGGCTGGCCGGCCTGAATGCTTCAGCTCGAGGCAGTGGGCCCCTGGCCCTGGCTGCCAGCACAGACTCACACGGCCTCTCATGGGGCAGGCGGGCTCCCAGCTCAGCGCCTGGCTCCCCGGGTGGTAGTGGATGGTGTCCCGGAGGCTCTCCGTGACTGCAGGGACCCTCCCCCAGGGCTGGAGTCAGAGGGACACTGTCCCGGCTGCTGACAGGCCACCGGACCCAGCACCTGCTCAGTGATGGGCAGGCTGGGTCCTGGGCAGGTGTCTTTTCCCGTGGCTCCAGACCTAGGCCCCACCCAGTTCGCTTGTGTGCCCCGTCGATGAACACCTCTTATCCTCGGGGAggaccccctccccctcccgctgTGGCCTTGGCTCTCCCAGGTGGCCAGGCCATGGCGCCCGCGTGTGCTTGTGCGCTGGCTGACATGGACGCTTGCATCCACGCAGGGCTTCCACCACCTGGAGGGCTTGCCCAGAACACAGCTCTGACGACCTACTGTCTGAAGCTGTCTCAGGCGCTGAGGCTGGCCCTCCCCGCTACTCTCAGCCCTCCTTGCGTCAGCCCTCCTTGCGTCAGCCCTGCGCGCTGGACCAGCAGCCCCCATCCTTGGGGACCCCTGACTCGCCatctcccacccctccctcctcgcTCTCCCGGGCACCGCAGGGCACTCACCATTTTTGAAAGGGCAGGTCTGGATTCGCACCGCATCAGGGTCGCTGACCAGACCTACGGAAGGGGCTGGGATCAGCACAGAGTCGGCCCATCCTCTCGTCCACTCTCACGTGTCAAGACCGCACCCTTACTGACCTCAAGGCACAGACACGACAACTCTTGGCTGTAGGGTAGAGAGACCCTCCGGGAGACCCTGTTCCCTGTTACCTGCATCAGAGGGAAGGAGCGTGGGCGGGGGCGACAGGAACGGGTGGGGCCTGGTGGGCGGAGCGGGGcgggaggggaggacagagggaggGCGGGGCCTGTGGCTGTGGGCGGGGccagggctgtgggcagggcAGCAGGTGGGACAGCTGGTGGATGGGGCCTGGTGGGCGGGGCCAGGGCTGTGGGCAAGGTGGCAGGGGAGGACAGGGGGCGGAGCTGGGACTGTGAGCAGGGCTGGGGCTCACCCGCACTGGGGCGCCCGCGTCCTCGCAGGTGAACCGCTTCAGACAAAGCCGCACGTAGTAGTCAGGGCCCCCCGACTCTGGCACCTGTACTAGAATGACCTTGCGGCTGCGGTCCACCCAGTAGGAGAGCTTCTCAGCTgtaggagggcaggaggaggggtcaTGCTGGGGCCAGGGGTCACCAGGCACAGGGCTCCAGCTGTCGTGACAGCCTGCATATGGTGACTCCTGCCAGACCCAGGCGTCTTGGAAGTTGCCTGCCTGAGGACCATCGTGAGTTCCCAGAAGAGCCCGGTAGGAGGCCTGTGGGTGCCCACCACCACCCAAGGGTCTTCCCAGGGGCAGCGGGGCCGGGGTCCCACCTGGGGAGGGACCTCACCGAAGCAGTCAGGCACATTCTTCCCCACGTCCTCCTCTCTGCAGTCTGCAAATGACAAGGGAAGTGTTGTGCCCAGCCCACTCTGCCCCAGGGGCCACCCCCAGCCAGGCCTCTGCTGGTGTGGTTTCCGGAAGCCCACCCCTCCAGGGAGACAGCAACCcagaattaaaatacacttgctggGACCTGTCCCGCATGGCCTACCTGCTGCCTGGGTGACTCCTGCCCCACGGCAGTCACCACTCCCtccaggaggctggagggcagtGCCCACGCCAGCTCCCTGGTCCCTACCTTCCATGTGGTATTGCTGGCCCAGCTGGACCCCGCAGAAGTGGGGGACAGTCCTCAGGGTGACGTAGAGGGTCTGGGCCACGGCCACCTCGAAGCAGTCAAAGCGCACCTGGAGCTGGGCAGGGACGGGGTGAGCTGTGGACCTGGGTGTTGACCCCCTACCCCTGGCCAGGCCAGCTCCACCTCGCACAGCTGGAACCCAGAGTCTGGGGTAGGGGAGGAGGGGTGCCCCGTCCATGGGCCGGGATGGGCTGTGGAGCGGGGAGGGTAGCGAGAACTGGCCAGGGGACAGCTGTGCTGCCGGGCACAGGCTTGGGGCTGGACCTGAGGGTCCGGGTCAGACACTGGCCTCACCTGCTGCCCTGCTTGCTGGCGGGAGGCCCTGGACACCTGCACAGTCTGGCACTGCGTCTCCTGGGTGTCCAGGCTCGTGGAGCAGACCTCCAGGCCCTGCAGGCTCTCTGTGGAGAGAGGGTCCGCAGGCTGTCAGACCATGCTGTCCCCTGTGAAGGCAGTGAGCAGGGTCTCTCTGCCCCACCCTAGCCTGCCGTCAGGTTGACATGGGAAGAaaaggagccctgagcccccccaTGAGCCAGGAGTGACCCCGTCACAGTCACCGTGCAGCGCGAGAGAGGCATTGACGCGCAGGAGCAGGGAGCAGCCGTCGGGTGGGGAGCACTTCATGGCGGTGGAGAGCGCCAGAGACCCCAGGACGGACCTGGGCATGGACACGGGGGGCTGCCGGCAGAAGCTgttgaaaatatttcctgttGGGGGAGAGGGAGGCTAAGTGCCAGGGTTGCTGGTGCCTGGGCTATTCCCTGTGGGTGGCCGGGTGGGGAGTGGCTCTGGGTCTCTGCTGCACAAAATGGAGGGGGGTCCTCCCTACTCTCCCCAGTGCCGTCAGAGAGCCAGGCCCTGGAAGAGTGGTGGGCCCACCTGAGCCATGTGCAGAGCTGTCTGCTGGGCCCAGGAGTGGGGCCCCTGCCTGGCCAgcaaagaggcagaggagggcCCCCGCCAGGCGTGCCGGCTGGCCCCATGGGTTCCAAGGATGAGCAGCAGCACAGGTCTGCGGGGGCACCTGGGCCTGGGCCTGAGGCCACTGCCGCCTAAAGCCCTGTCCATGGGCAGCAACTGGCACAGATGGCTTGGCCCCAACGGCCTTGGTCAGGGCCCTGGAAGCGGGGGCCGGACCGGGCGCCGTGCAGGCAGCGGGGGTCTCGTTTTCAGGCCCCGGGGCTGAGCGGTGTTTTCGATCTTGGCTCTGCCCAATCTTCAGGCAGATGCTTCAAGGTCAATGGGGTTAGTTCCACGGGCTCCACCATGCCCCGGAGAGCCCTGCACCCCGTGGAGCTGGCAGCCCAGGTTCCTTCTGGCACTCAGGGCCTGGCGTTCCGGCCAGGTGACGTGTCAGATGGTATGTGTGCTCAGCGGTGCCCAGGGTGCAGGCACACCCCAAGCAGCGTGGCAGGAAGACCCGCCCTCAGGCTGACGGCCAAGGGGAAGCAAAGGACGAAGGTGCCAAGGCCCCTCCTGGGCTTCAGGGGGAGGGGACACGGGGACCAGGGTGACCGGTTGAATGCAcgagggtgggggaagggcagaGGCTGCACCCAAGGCTGTCTCCCGCCGTGGCACAAGGAGCCGGAGTGAGGGGTCCCCGTGGCCATGGTGGCTGGGCTCCCAGACCTTGGAGAAGGGGGCCGAGGCACCACTGCTGAGACCCAGCCAGAAGAGCTGGCCCATCGCTCAGCGGAGCCCCGACCTGACCAGATCAGACGTGACTCAGAGAGGCAGCAGAAACTGTGAGGTCTGAAATGTTCCTGGGAAAGAAACCAGAGCTGTGGGCCCCGCTGAGGTCAAGATGGAGGTCAAGTTGGAGTCACGGCGCTCAGCCTGGACGGCAGGCGAAGTGCGATCTCAAGACACTGGGTGCAAGGAAGCCAGGACGGCGACGCCCACGGAGGGGGCAACCCGGGGGCCTCACCATACCCACTGTCCCGAGGGTGCTGCCAGGTGGTGGGGATGGGGTAACGGCGCTCAAGGTGCCTCCCCAAGAGAAGAAGTGGGGCAGATCTGGGCAGAGGCAAATGGCCGGAAGTGGCCAGAGTTTGCAGGATGAGCACGGGAGGACCGCGACGTAGAGAGCAGGGTGAGTGTTTGGCAGAGCGGGATGCCCGCGTGGACTGAGGAGCTGCAGGAAGAGAAGAAGCCGGAGGGGCCCTGGGGACAGAGTCTTGTCGGCCCGTGGGTCTGGGGTGTCCCTGCTCCCAGCCAGACCACAGACCCAGGGCTTCGCGGGGCCCTGGTGCAGCGGACGCAAGGGTCTTGTTTCTGTAAGAGAAATAACTAGCCATGGGTGGAGCGCTGCCCTGATCTCGTCTAACAGATCTTGAAACAGAGACCCCAGAAAGATTAACCTGTTTCCAGGTAAGCTGACTGTATTCCAGAAAAGACTCAAGACTATTTGTGACGATAAAAGTGTATATCCAGTGTGCCTCTGTGCTCAGCCACACAGCACCGcctctgcgatcccatgggctcCAGGCacgagcactggagtggggtgccctttcctcctccaggggatcttcctgcccgagggactgaacccatgcctctcGTATCTCCTGCAgcggcaggtgggtcctttaccactgagccgtctgTGAGCCAGATGAAAATCACAGTCTACCGTATTTTCAAGCTTGGTGAGGACTATATACTCACAGATCCAAGAAGCCCAGTGAAAGataagaaacatgaagaaatgaTAAGCACACCACAGTCAGTCTGTTCAAAGCCAGAGTAAAGAGAAAACTGTAAAGCTACCAGAGGCAAAGACGCGTGAGGCACAGCGGAACCAAGGCAGGGGAGAGGCAGGCTTCTTCTGGGAGCCATGCGAGTGAGGTGATGATAGGAAAGACTCCCCAGGACTGAGAGACAAAACCCACCAGCCTAGCGTCCCACCCCTGCTCAGGCCTGCGtgcctgactcttggcaaccatGCTGCGGTTCCAGCGGGGAATGCACGGTCCTTCCAGCAAACGGTGCTCAGCTCTGTGTCCACTGGAAAACAATGGGCTCTAGACCACAGCTCTCACAGAAGGTAAAGTGGATTGTCAGACTCAGTGCAAAACCTGAACTACCAAACTTTCAAAAAGAAACCTATTTTCAATAATCTCtatgaccttcagttcagttcagtccagtcactcagtcgcatctgactctgtgcgaccccatggactgcagcacgccaggcctccccgtccatcaccaactcccggagcccacccaaacccatgtccattgtgtcggtgatgccgtacaaccatctcatcctctgtcgtccccttctcctcctgccctcaatctttcccagcatcagggtcttttcaaatgagtcagttctttgcatcaggtggccaaagtattggagtttcagcttcagcatcagtccttccaatgaacagccaggactgatctcctttaggatggactggttggatctccttgcagtccaagggactcttaagagtcttctccaacaccacagttcaaaagcatcattcttctgcactcagctttctttatagtccaactctcacatccacacatgaccactggaaaaaccatagccttgactagacgggcctttgttggcgaagtcatgtctgctttttaacatgctgtgtaggttgatcatagctttccttccaaggagcaagcgtcttaatttcatggctgcagtcaccatccgcagtgattttggagcccagaaaaataaagccggccactgtgtccactgtctCCCGGTCTGTCTGCCATGAACGGCAGCTGTGACCTTAGGTGAGGCTAAATTCTCTGAGACAGAATACTGAAACTGTGACTCGTAAGAGAAGAAACGGGCAAGCTGGATTCCATCAAGCTTTCCaacttctgctctttgaaagacCCCAGTAAAGAGTAAAAAGACAAGTCAGAGTCTGGGGAGGGGGGGTGATATTTGCAAGTCATGCACCTGTTAAGGAGCGTGTGTTCAGAACCTGTAAGAACTTTCCAAATTCAGCAACGAGGAAACCAACAGCACGTCTGCCTGTCCTCCACGTGGATGGGATGGGGCTGCGGGTTCCACCGCCCCAGATGATGGAGGTTTAGAAATAATAAAGCCAGCAGgtagctgttgctgttcagtcactaaattgtgtccag includes these proteins:
- the IL17REL gene encoding putative interleukin-17 receptor E-like gives rise to the protein MPRSVLGSLALSTAMKCSPPDGCSLLLRVNASLALHESLQGLEVCSTSLDTQETQCQTVQVSRASRQQAGQQLQVRFDCFEVAVAQTLYVTLRTVPHFCGVQLGQQYHMEDCREEDVGKNVPDCFAEKLSYWVDRSRKVILVQVPESGGPDYYVRLCLKRFTCEDAGAPVRVTGNRVSRRVSLPYSQELSCLCLEVWSATLMRCESRPALSKMVQYPLVDTQPQLCLKFSTSLGFQVRCPFKQPRFPAWKMAVQPSPAPGHLRVAFFSSSPARFQVCLCHQGKTWPPACRRLLQATPVPAASVSQGDSAGDPAVAFVDIPGDEACAPSTCIQEDRCPVLRPPAALRPPVCCHPGNSSLRPSISPRRHGCQVQLQGCGKGPAHV